The Drosophila biarmipes strain raj3 chromosome 2L, RU_DBia_V1.1, whole genome shotgun sequence genome has a window encoding:
- the LOC108033642 gene encoding protein phosphatase PHLPP-like protein has product MHNKVVVLPRARKTRNSRGEGSETMLKATRKPADPYKSKLKVSASHSGPPPLPVQLAEEEAEASTGGQTSPQKLSLKGSQLGGSILIGNYNYLTQLEVCENEMEVLDLSSLAQLETLKCSRNKLMELIINATNLQTLVADHNYLHNISTTNAHPVPLKLQRIDISHNNFGELPNWIGACASLTALDASHNRLVNVGGLLRNYRISQLVSLNLAYNDLKHLEQLPEALASLRSLQLQSNELPHLPDNFFAVTYARLETLNASCNKLATLPRYEQNNHAALVNLSLAGNQLNDSIFEPLHNAAKLKVLHLAYNRIGVLPAACVRNWPELEILVMSGNMLQQLPEEVATLGHLRVLRCCNNLLLCTPQLAKLGMLKVLDLSHNHLDRVNLLALVPSRNLKYLDLSGNLQLQVDEQQFKVCQTQSQRHWSLIDVSGNNRAALPTTTLRQVNAQRGQSKTTGPWTMGFAETPGSGDCRKLSVYQLRAADYGGSDEALYGMFEAMEGHGRVAQEMAHLVPELMKQEHLVKDAAVRDYMKYTLLAAQQQCGSVRSAALFHLTRTRAPSKVRPLKSKRYVLRMASTGRLDAYLIRRTSQLRLTESEAIPKDQSLSVVMPDPNVLELTLSNEDEYLIVGNAQLWSVMDIDRAAREIRKEDNALLAAKRLVDIAQSFSAAENLSVIVVRFRHLGTDVDHLIRELKQSVRKKPQPVSLPSSSGSVCKRTCCDRSNACRHRAIEQDPLAGRSSPSGQSDRDLLAKDKDDEFVLAHARVLQEEQQLEMLDETESVLSEEQFKCWEYMLEQNTQLLFDKELNTISKSFTKQRAVPNAIMAAPAAPDRNDFTSNLMRSVTNKFISSSTPQLPQPLASPIANSMPLGSYHPVKQPVPGHFGSALSFQQAQSYGYNLFDAKPRPKFSGNNIKRSGGPNSAYFGSLQRLMPYNFEYDFAVTQERERNILDEEEQDDDDFNEQESRMRKYWGVATTEL; this is encoded by the exons ATGCATAACAAAGTTGTAGTCTTACCAAGAGCtcgaaaaacaagaaactccCGAGGCGAGGGGTCCGAAACAATGCTCAAAGCCACGAGGAAGCCAGCGGATCCATACAAATCGAAGCTGAAAGTTAGTGCCAGCCACAGTGGGCCGCCTCCACTGCCCGTCCAgctggcggaggaggaggcggaggcctCCACCGGTGGCCAGACATCCCCCCAGAAGCTCAGTCTGAAGGGTAGCCAACTGGGGGGCAGCATCTTGATTGGCAACTACAAC TACTTGACCCAGCTGGAGGTGTGCGAAAACGAAATGGAGGTCTTGGATCTCAGCTCGCTGGCCCAACTGGAGACGCTCAAGTGCAGTCGGAACAAGCTGATGGAACTGATCATCAATGCCACCAATCTGCAGACACTTGTAGCCGACCATAATT ACCTGCACAACATCTCGACAACGAACGCCCATCCGGTTCCGCTGAAGCTGCAGCGCATCGACATCTCGCACAACAACTTCGGTGAGCTGCCCAACTGGATCGGAGCCTGTGCGTCCTTGACCGCCCTGGACGCTTCACACAACCGCCTCGTCAATGTGGGGGGGCTGCTGCGCAACTACAGAATCAGTCAGCTGGTATCCTTGAACCTGGCTTACAACGATCTGAAGCACTTGGAGCAGTTGCCGGAGGCACTTGCCAGCCTCCGGAGTCTCCAGCTGCAGAGCAATGAGCTGCCGCATCTTCCGGACAACTTCTTCGCCGTAACCTATGCCCGACTGGAAACTCTGAATGCCTCCTGCAACAAGTTGGCCACTCTGCCGCGCTACGAGCAGAATAACCATGCTGCCCTGGTGAATCTCTCGCTTGCGGGGAATCAACTTAACGACAGCATCTTTGAGCCACTGCACAATGCCGCCAAATTGAAGGTGCTTCATCTGGCCTACAACCGCATTGGGGTCCTGCCCGCCGCCTGCGTCCGCAACTGGCCGGAACTGGAGATCCTAGTTATGTCCGGCAACATGCTGCAGCAACTGCCCGAGGAGGTGGCCACTCTGGGTCATCTGAGGGTGCTCCGCTGCTGCAATAACCTACTGCTCTGCACCCCCCAACTGGCCAAACTGGGCATGCTCAAGGTGCTGGATCTCTCGCACAACCATCTCGATCGAGTCAATCTGCTGGCATTGGTTCCCTCGAGGAACCTCAAGTACCTGGACCTGTCGGGGAATCTGCAGTTGCAG GTGGACGAGCAGCAGTTCAAGGTCTGCCAGACCCAAAGCCAGCGACACTGGAGCCTTATAGACGTATCCGGCAACAACAGAGCCGCCCTGCCCACCACCACCCTTCGGCAGGTGAATGCCCAACGGGGTCAGAGCAAGACGACGGGGCCGTGGACCATGGGTTTTGCGGAGACTCCGGGCTCTGGGGATTGCCGTAAGCTTTCGGTCTACCAGCTGCGAGCAGCCGACTACGGAGGTTCCGATGAAGCGCTCTACGGGATGTTCGAGGCAATGGAGGGACACGGCCGGGTGGCCCAGGAAATGGCCCATCTGGTGCCCGAGCTGATGAAGCAGGAGCACTTGGTCAAGGATGCGGCGGTAAGGGACTACATGAAATACACCCTGCTGGCGGCGCAGCAGCAATGTGGAAGTGTACGGAGTGCCGCCTTGTTCCATCTCACCAGGACACGGGCTCCGTCTAAGGTGAGGCCGCTGAAGAGCAAGCGTTACGTGCTGCGCATGGCCAGCACAGGGCGTTTGGACGCCTATCTGATACGCCGGACATCCCAGTTGCGACTGACTGAATCGGAAGCCATCCCGAAGGATCAGAGCCTTTCCGTGGTAATGCCTGATCCCAACGTTCTAGAG CTCACTCTCAGCAACGAGGACGAGTACCTCATAGTGGGCAATGCCCAGCTCTGGTCAGTTATGGACATTGATCGCGCTGCCCGGGAGATCCGGAAGGAGGATAACGCCCTGCTGGCGGCCAAGCGACTGGTGGATATTGCCCAGAGCTTTTCCGCGGCGGAGAACCTAAGTGTGATTGTGGTGCGCTTCCGGCATCTGGGCACCGACGTAGACCACCTTATTCGGGAGCTGAAGCAAAGTGTCCGCAAGAAGCCGCAGCCAGTGTCCCTGCCCTCGTCCAGTGGATCCGTTTGCAAGCGCACCTGCTGCGATCGGAGCAACGCGTGTCGCCACCGGGCAATCGAACAGGATCCGCTGGCAGGACGATCCTCGCCGAGTGGGCAGAGCGATCGGGACCTGTTGGCCAAGGACAAGGACGACGAGTTCGTCCTGGCCCATGCCCGCGTCCTACAGGAGGAGCAACAACTGGAGATGCTGGACGAAACGGAGTCGGTGCTCTCCGAGGAGCAGTTCAAGTGCTGGGAGTATATGCTGGAGCAGAATACCCAGCTGTTGTTCGACAAGGAACTGAACACCATTTCCAAGTCATTCACGAAACAGCGAGCCGTTCCCAATGCCATTATggcagctcctgctgctccggATCGCAACGATTTCACATCGAATCTTATGCGCAGTGTCACCAACAAGTTCATCTCGTCCAGCACCCCGCAGTTGCCACAGCCGCTGGCATCCCCGATAGCGAATTCCATGCCCCTGGGATCATATCATCCCGTGAAGCAGCCCGTTCCAGGACACTTTGGCAGTGCCCTGTCCTTTCAGCAGGCCCAGAGCTATGGGTACAATCTGTTCGATGCCAAGCCAAGGCCCAAGTTTTCCGGAAACAATATAAAGCGCTCGGGAGGACCAAATTCCGCCTACTTCGGATCCCTTCAGCGACTGATGCCCTACAACTTCGAGTACGACTTTGCTGTGACCCAAGAGCGGGAGAGAAACATCCTGGACGAGGAGGAACAGGACGATGATGACTTCAACGAGCAAGAGAGTCGCATGCGAAAATACTGGGGAGTGGCCACCACGGAACTTTAG
- the LOC108033907 gene encoding tRNA-dihydrouridine(20a/20b) synthase [NAD(P)+]-like isoform X1, producing MTLPQQRPHHDISALFAEAHPDFLRVSAPMVRYSKLEFRRLVRLNGVQLAFTPMMISDSINNSEKARQNEFSTGSDDQPVIAQFAAKDPTEFVTSAQLIYPYVDGIDLNCGCPQSWAMAKGYGCGMLRQPELVRQVVQQVRQTLPADFSVSVKMRLLGGDESLKRTIDLAQQLEHAGVTFLTLHGRTPAQKHSKDTLNIPAMSTVRESLQIPLIVNGNVESYRDACDLHEQTGAAGVMAARGLLDNPALFNSSYPDSKTTPLSCVQQWLDIAAAAGDNLLFQCFHHHLTFMWSAQMKRDLRVQFNNLGTKEQVVDFLREHYDLQFGGDATTPANYTDCTYTHFTPPKHARHIAAESDEQAWSSKSDGKFFTEFRAHQLTGTGGEDLELGGLFGNEE from the exons atgacTCTGCCGCAACAGAGACCGCACCACGACATCTCCGCTCTATTCGCGGAGGCACATCCGGATTTCCTGCGGGTGAGCGCTCCAA tGGTGCGCTACAGTAAACTGGAATTCCGGCGCCTCGTCCGCCTCAACGGAGTACAACTCGCCTTTACACCGATGATGATATCGGACTCGATCAACAACAGTGAGAAGGCCCGCCAGAACGAGTTCTCCACGGGATCCGATGACCAGCCGGTGATTGCCCAGTTTGCGGCCAAGGATCCCACTGAGTTCGTGACCTCTGCCCAGCTCATCTACCCGTATGTGGACGGCATCGACTTAAATTGCGGTTGCCCGCAGAGTTGGGCCATGGCCAAGGGCTATGGTTGCGGGATGCTGCGACAGCCGGAGCTGGTACGTCAGGTGGTGCAGCAGGTGAGACAAACGCTGCCCGCCGACTTCAGTGTCTCCGTGAAGATGCGTCTATTGGGAGGAGATGAGTCCTTGAAGCGCACCATTGATCTGGCACAACAATTGGAGCACGCTGGCGTCACCTTCCTCACTCTGCACGGCAGAACGCCAGCGCAGAAACACTCTAAGGACACACTGAACATCCCAGCCATGTCCACAGTACGCGAATCCCTGCAAATCCCCCTAATAGTCAACGGCAATGTGGAGAGCTACAGGGATGCCTGCGATTTACATGAGCAGACGGGAGCCGCGGGTGTGATGGCTGCCCGTGGACTCCTCGACAATCCTGCACTCTTTAATAGCTCGTATCCGGACAGTAAGACGACTCCCTTGTCCTGCGTGCAACAGTGGCTGGATATAGCAGCAGCCGCCGGGGATAACCTACTATTTCAGTGCTTTCACCATCACCTCACCTTCATGTGGAGTGCTCAAATGAAGCGGGACCTGCGTGTCCAGTTTAACAATTTGGGAACCAAAGAGCAGGTTGTGGACTTTCTCAGGGAACACTATGATCTGCAATTCGGTGGGGATGCAACAACGCCGGCTAACTACACGGATTGCACCTACACTCACTTCACGCCGCCGAAGCACGCTAGGCACATTGCCGCCGAATCGGATGAGCAGGCCTGGAGTTCGAAAAGCGATGGCAAGTTCTTTACGGAATTCAGGGCGCACCAGTTGACAGGAACTGGCGGAGAAGATCTGGAACTGGGAGGGCTCTTCGGCAACGAGGAGTAA
- the LOC108033907 gene encoding tRNA-dihydrouridine(20a/20b) synthase [NAD(P)+]-like isoform X2 encodes MMISDSINNSEKARQNEFSTGSDDQPVIAQFAAKDPTEFVTSAQLIYPYVDGIDLNCGCPQSWAMAKGYGCGMLRQPELVRQVVQQVRQTLPADFSVSVKMRLLGGDESLKRTIDLAQQLEHAGVTFLTLHGRTPAQKHSKDTLNIPAMSTVRESLQIPLIVNGNVESYRDACDLHEQTGAAGVMAARGLLDNPALFNSSYPDSKTTPLSCVQQWLDIAAAAGDNLLFQCFHHHLTFMWSAQMKRDLRVQFNNLGTKEQVVDFLREHYDLQFGGDATTPANYTDCTYTHFTPPKHARHIAAESDEQAWSSKSDGKFFTEFRAHQLTGTGGEDLELGGLFGNEE; translated from the coding sequence ATGATGATATCGGACTCGATCAACAACAGTGAGAAGGCCCGCCAGAACGAGTTCTCCACGGGATCCGATGACCAGCCGGTGATTGCCCAGTTTGCGGCCAAGGATCCCACTGAGTTCGTGACCTCTGCCCAGCTCATCTACCCGTATGTGGACGGCATCGACTTAAATTGCGGTTGCCCGCAGAGTTGGGCCATGGCCAAGGGCTATGGTTGCGGGATGCTGCGACAGCCGGAGCTGGTACGTCAGGTGGTGCAGCAGGTGAGACAAACGCTGCCCGCCGACTTCAGTGTCTCCGTGAAGATGCGTCTATTGGGAGGAGATGAGTCCTTGAAGCGCACCATTGATCTGGCACAACAATTGGAGCACGCTGGCGTCACCTTCCTCACTCTGCACGGCAGAACGCCAGCGCAGAAACACTCTAAGGACACACTGAACATCCCAGCCATGTCCACAGTACGCGAATCCCTGCAAATCCCCCTAATAGTCAACGGCAATGTGGAGAGCTACAGGGATGCCTGCGATTTACATGAGCAGACGGGAGCCGCGGGTGTGATGGCTGCCCGTGGACTCCTCGACAATCCTGCACTCTTTAATAGCTCGTATCCGGACAGTAAGACGACTCCCTTGTCCTGCGTGCAACAGTGGCTGGATATAGCAGCAGCCGCCGGGGATAACCTACTATTTCAGTGCTTTCACCATCACCTCACCTTCATGTGGAGTGCTCAAATGAAGCGGGACCTGCGTGTCCAGTTTAACAATTTGGGAACCAAAGAGCAGGTTGTGGACTTTCTCAGGGAACACTATGATCTGCAATTCGGTGGGGATGCAACAACGCCGGCTAACTACACGGATTGCACCTACACTCACTTCACGCCGCCGAAGCACGCTAGGCACATTGCCGCCGAATCGGATGAGCAGGCCTGGAGTTCGAAAAGCGATGGCAAGTTCTTTACGGAATTCAGGGCGCACCAGTTGACAGGAACTGGCGGAGAAGATCTGGAACTGGGAGGGCTCTTCGGCAACGAGGAGTAA
- the LOC108033908 gene encoding uncharacterized protein LOC108033908: protein MRRRELQTIQMKLSDLKEYEQAKMERLRSRQQLLTPRTPTPPSDSEVLPATSSSVPAVLLASAKKQDDDPSKSEPTTKPSTSST from the coding sequence ATGCGGCGCCGCGAGCTGCAGACCATCCAGATGAAGCTGTCCGATCTCAAGGAGTACGAGCAGGCCAAGATGGAGCGCCTGAGGAGCCGCCAGCAGCTGCTGACTCCCAGGACGCCTACGCCCCCGTCCGACAGCGAGGTGCTGCCGGCGACATCTAGCAGCGTACCGGCTGTTCTGCTGGCCAGCGCCAAGAAACAGGACGATGACCCCTCCAAGTCGGAGCCCACAACTAAGCCCAGCACATCCTCCACATAG
- the LOC108033906 gene encoding insulin receptor-related protein, with protein MLSSHMLLGASLMLLALHFPSAELKPEHECTSIDIRNECNQMHLLDNCTVVTGYVMITLIASEQHCNFSEYTFPLLTEITEFMIFTEVRGLTHITKMFPALTVIRGRRLFLNYALGVTNMYDLEELAFPQLVAIQRGQVYIGNSPKLCNIDQVNWDLLTLSSGENHVTMVSKSCSTPMCSGCSSSHCWSNVYCQRSLNDNVGNSSIKIENCHEDCLGGCKQVMSAANCTACRGLSDAGVCVKSCPKDKYIMEHFQRCYTRDECVTKHGYVISGSQCVAFCPSGYRTDNQSECVLCGPEEACISFCTPEYPGNTFHIYNLADAEKLRGCQIYNGSLVITIRNKVNETELYQSFTAIREVRGHVKVYRSSQLRSLNFLRNLERVHGDPPENRHYSFILYDNKQLAELWKPARKLELMEGGMFMHRNNKLCNRRMREFQSVVTHDKALDSLQTNDQEVQCSPLKMQLFVQKRTHRTAKLSWLKSQTSQRLELIHRPLPPGQWYHEESELEAPICTRINWKRRLLFPDDLVDNGTHYLFQLEDLQPDTRYACLLRTFGDELAQEARSDLIYFQTELDIPKPPLLELVKKTDSSLTVRMASHDHDSFLLTVFKLEDDQKYIEQRNYCHQLSFVWRDMDGPNWTGFEDYEDCCAHKAEQLDDSRFIANMREQYRCTLDDRQQCRRISLAEATLPQLRLPRNTTQYEINSLPRYRLYELQLQACNSLGCSSHTTLYGRTNYTLGANLLTQLHACHIRETDKYVLRFEEPANPNGLVTNYVIHYRNKFNQTHVGCVTRKDHQKAGYVYVKRLNITYTECAVRVHSLAGDEMTPYMSIIQCSEDDQRQFAHSREAKELAPEHSELPVTASHARGISIFLICFLLGCSASLVWVLYKRRCWKRIPGLRRYVPVREQWLLDRQQTEDREILVDGFETVRFQNNNDSQADDYPM; from the exons ATGCTGTCCAGCCACATGTTGCTGGGCGCCAGCCTCATGTTGCTGGCACTGCACTTTCCCAGCGCCGAATTAAAACCGGAGCACGAATGCACCAGCATCGACATACGGAACGAGTGCAACCAGATGCACCTGCTGGACAACTGCACCGTGGTCACCGGCTACGTGATGATCACGCTGATCGCCAGCGAACAGCACTGCAACTTCTCGGAGTACACGTTCCCACTCCTCACCGAGATCACCGAGTTCATGATCTTCACCGAGGTGCGCGGCCTGACCCACATCACGAAGATGTTCCCGGCCCTGACCGTCATCCGGGGACGCCGCCTGTTCCTCAACTACGCCCTCGGCGTGACCAACATGTACGACCTTGAGGAG TTAGCCTTCCCGCAATTGGTGGCCATACAACGCGGACAAGTCTACATCGGCAACAGTCCGAAGCTGTGCAACATTGACCAAGTAAATTGGGATCTGCTGACCCTCAGCAGTGGCGAGAACCACGTGACGATGGTCAGTAAAAGCTGCAGTACACCCATGTGCTCTGGGTGTAGTTCCTCCCATTGCTGGTCGAACGTCTACTGCCAGCGATCCCTCAACGACAACGTCGGAAATTCTAGTAT CAAAATTGAAAACTGCCATGAGGATTGCCTGGGCGGCTGTAAGCAAGTGATGTCCGCTGCTAACTGCACCGCCTGCCGTGGACTCAGCGATGCCGGTGTCTGCGTAAAGAGCTGTCCGAAAGACAA GTATATCATGGAGCATTTTCAGCGATGCTATACCAGGGATGAGTGTGTGACCAAGCACGGCTATGTCATATCCGGATCACAGTGCGTGGCCTTCTGTCCCAGCGGCTACAGGACGGACAACCAATCCGAGTGCGTGCTCTGTGGTCCCGAGGAGGCTTGCATCAGCTTCTGCACTCCGGAATATCCCGGGAATACGTTCCACATTTACAACCTGGCCGATGCGGAGAAATTGCGTGGCTGCCAGATCTACAACGGCAGCTTGGTCATCACCATTCGCAACAAGGTGAACGAAACGGAGCTGTACCAGAGCTTCACCGCTATCCGCGAGGTTCGGGGTCACGTGAAAGTCTATCG GTCCTCCCAACTGCGAAGTTTGAATTTCCTGCGCAATCTGGAGCGCGTACACGGTGATCCGCCAGAGAATCGCCACTACTCATTCATACTCTACGACAACAAACAGCTGGCCGAGCTGTGGAAGCCCGCCCGCAAACTGGAGCTTATGGAGGGCGGCATGTTCATGCATCGCAACAACAAGCTGTGCAACCGTCGGATGCGCGAATTCCAGAGCGTTGTTACCCACGACAAAGCCCTGGACTCTCTGCAGACCAACGACCAGGAGGTCCAGTGCAGTCCCCTAAAGATGCAGCTGTTTGTGCAG AAACGCACCCATCGGACTGCGAAGCTGAGCTGGCTTAAGTCTCAAACCAGCCAGAGGCTCGAGCTGATCCACCGACCTCTGCCGCCGGGGCAGTGGTACCACGAGGAGAGTGAACTGGAAGCCCCGATATGTACACGAATCAACTGGAAACGACGACTGCTCTTCCCCGACGATCTGGTCGATAATGGCACCCACTATCTCTTCCAGCTAGAGGATCTTCAGCCGGACACTAGGTACGCCTGCCTGCTGCGAACTTTCGGCGATGAGCTGGCCCAGGAGGCGCGCAGCGATCTGATCTACTTTCAGACAGAGTTGGATATTCCGAAGCCACCGCTGTTAGAACTGGTCAAGAAGACCGACAGTTCGTTGACCGTGCGAATGGCCAGTCACGACCACGACAGCTTCCTGCTTACGGTCTTCAAACTGGAGGACGATCAGAAGTATATAGAGCAGCGGAACTACTGCCACCAGCTGTCGTTCGTGTGGCGGGACATGGACGGCCCGAACTGGACAGGGTTCGAGGACTACGAGGACTGCTGTGCCCACAAGGCGGAGCAATTGGACGACTCTCGCTTCATTGCCAATATGCGGGAGCAGTACCGCTGCACTTTGGATGATCGCCAGCAGTGCCGCCGAATTTCACTAGCCGAGGCCACTCTACCGCAGCTCCGGCTGCCGAGAAACACTACCCAGTACGAAATTAACTCATTACCTCGCTATCGCTTGTATGAACTGCAGTTGCAGGCCTGCAATTCACTGGGATGCAGCAGCCACACAACGCTCTACGGACGCACAAACTACACACTGGGTGCTAATCTCCTCACCCAGCTGCATGCGTGCCACATTCGGGAGACGGATAAGTACGTCCTGCGCTTCGAAGAGCCCGCGAATCCCAATGGTCTGGTGACCAACTATGTAATCCATTACCGTAACAAATTTAACCAGACCCACGTCGGATGTGTCACGAGGAAGGATCACCAGAAAGCGGGCTACGTGTACGTCAAGCGGCTGAATATCACCTATACCGAGTGCGCTGTACGGGTTCACTCCTTGGCCGGGGATGAGATGACGCCCTACATGTCAATTATTCAGTGCAGCGAGGATGATCAGCGGCAGTTTGCCCACAGCCGAGAGGCCAAGGAACTGGCCCCAGAACACTCAGAGCTGCCAGTCACAGCGTCGCACGCTCGCGGCATTAGCATATTCCTGATCTGCTTCCTTTTAGGGTGCAGTGCATCTCTGGTTTGGGTTCTTTACAAGCGACGCTGCTGGAAGAGAATACCAGGACTCAGGCGCTATGTGCCCGTGCGGGAGCAGTGGCTGCTGGACCGGCAGCAGACAGAGGATCGCGAAATTCTTGTCGACGGCTTCGAGACGGTTCGTTTCCAGAACAACAACGACAGCCAGGCGGACGATTATCCCATGTAA